GTGGGCGGCTGCTGACCGGTGTCGTACGGGTCGTAGGCGGGCGTCTGCTGCTGCCCGCCTGTGGCGTAGGGGTCGTAGCCGTACCCCTGCTGCCCCTGGGGCTGGTGCGTCTGCTGCCCCTGCTGCGTCTGCTGCCCGTACGGGTCGTAGGGCTGCTGCGGCACCTGCTGCGACGGGACCTGTCGGTAGACGGGCTGTCCGAACTCGTCGTAGCCGACGAGCTCGTACTGGTCGTCCCCGTACCCCGCGTCGTATCGGTCGTTCACCGGTACCCCTCTCGGCTCACTCGCCGCGGTACAGCTCGCGCTTGTCGATGTAGCGCACGACGCCGTCCGGCACCAGATACCAGACGGGGTCGCCCTTGGCGACTCTCGCACGGCAGTCTGTGGAGGAGATGGCGAGCGCGGGCACCTCGACGAGCGAGACACCGCCTTCGGGCAGACCGGGGTCCGTGAGGTTGTGTCCCGGCCGGGTGACGCCGATGAAGTGCGAGAGGGAGAACAGTTCCTCGCTGTCCCGCCAGGTCAGGATCTGGCCCAGGGCATCGGCGCCGGTGATGAAGAAGAGGTCGGTCCCGACGTTGAGGGCCCGGAGGTCGCGCAGTGTGTCCACGGTGTACGTGGGGCCACCGCGGTCGATGTCGATGCGGCTCACCGAGAACTGCGGGTTCTCGGCGGTCGCGATGACCGTCATCAGGTAGCGGTCCTCGGCCGGGGAGACACTGCGGTGGCTCTTCTGCCACGGCTGGCCGGTCGGGACGAACACGACCTCGTCCAGGTGGAACTGCGCGGCGACCTCACTGGCCGCCACGAGGTGTCCGTGGTGGATCGGATCGAATGTCCCGCCCATGACGCCGAGGCGGCGCTTGCCCGGGTTCGACGGGCCGGTAGGCATGTCCTGCTCTCCCATGCGTGCAGACCCTACCGGCCCGGTTCCGGGGCCCCGGCCGGCGGATGCCCGGAGCGCCCCGCTATGCCGGACTGCCCGTCGGTGAACACGTCGTGTCTCAGCGGTCGCGGTTGAAGCGGGTGGTGATCCACAGCAGGAGCAGCAGGATGAGGAAAGCCGCGCCGCCGGTGATGTACGGGCTGAGGCTCTCGTGGTTGCCACCGTGCTCCTCGCCCTCGGCGGCGAGGGTGACCAGCTGGGCAGCGGTGCTGTGAAGGCTCATCTTCGGCAGGACCTATCCGGTGGGCGGGATAAAGATGTCGGCCCATGGTAAGCGGGCGCCCGCGCGGCGATCACGCCGACTCCGCCATGGGGAACCTTCCCGGCGGCTCAGTCGTCCTTCCGCTTGTAGCCCCGCAGCAGGAACCACGCGGTGAGCACACAGCCCAGGATCATCACGACCAGTACGACGCGGAGCAGATTCCCCGCCCCCTGCTGCTGAGCGGCGCCGGCGGCTTCGGTGAGCCAGGCGGCTGCGGGGTGGTGCTCCATGGGGCGGGACTCCTTCGGTGTAGTGCCCGTCCACGGTAACTCCGCCTAGGCTGGGATCCGCTTCGGGGGCGCAAAGGGCCGCACAAGGGTCCGTAAAGGGTCAGGCAGAGGCCACACAGCAGGTAGCGGCCACACAGACGCACATGGGGGAAGACATGTCCGACGACGGCCACGAGCAGAACGGCACCGGCCACGAGAGCGTGCCCAGCAGGCAGCGCAGGCGCTTCCCGGGAATCTCCTCCCGTGCGTACGAGCACCCGGCCGACCGCTCCGCCCTGGTGGCGCTGCGCAAGCTGAGCGGCTTCGACACCGTGTTCAAGGCGCTGAGCGGGCTGTTGCCCGAGCGGAGCCTGCGGCTGATGTTCCTGTCCGACTCGGTGCGGGTCTCCGACCAGCAGTTCGCGCACCTCAACGACATGCTGCGGGACGCCTGTTACATCCTGGACCTGGAGAAGGTCCCGCCGATGTACGTCACCCAGGACCCGCAGCCCAACGCGATGTGCATCGGTCTGGACGAGCCGATCATCGTGGTCACCACCGGGCTCGTCGAGCTGCTCGACGAGGAGGAGATGCGCGCGGTCGTCGGCCACGAGGTGGGCCACGCCCTCTCCGGGCACGCCGTGT
The sequence above is a segment of the Streptomyces asoensis genome. Coding sequences within it:
- the nadD gene encoding nicotinate-nucleotide adenylyltransferase, with protein sequence MGEQDMPTGPSNPGKRRLGVMGGTFDPIHHGHLVAASEVAAQFHLDEVVFVPTGQPWQKSHRSVSPAEDRYLMTVIATAENPQFSVSRIDIDRGGPTYTVDTLRDLRALNVGTDLFFITGADALGQILTWRDSEELFSLSHFIGVTRPGHNLTDPGLPEGGVSLVEVPALAISSTDCRARVAKGDPVWYLVPDGVVRYIDKRELYRGE